One region of Quercus lobata isolate SW786 chromosome 2, ValleyOak3.0 Primary Assembly, whole genome shotgun sequence genomic DNA includes:
- the LOC115972302 gene encoding F-box/kelch-repeat protein At3g06240-like, giving the protein MGRLRSYSYLPQDLLEEILTRLPVISIIRFKCVNKSWYNLFENHTFIAKHHRHHSSQKNPSLLVEVEDSTTTPQRSVMSMHLAEGLNSGVSLDMPFIPERLVYISDCINGIICLRELSSRLVLWNPAVREYKVIPNPPSHVHSPSNVCYDYPTFAFGYDHISNDYKLVQIGTYSTVLYDLIDQILHPVVHIYTLSTDTWRQIDTGFDHSILNFPGECSNNLYLNGVYHWPGCIILDKHGRHCEVIVCFDMRDEVFQIMKMPNLGDISHIEKIWKTAAVLNDCAALIIYDLKQTKQFDIWVMNEYGVEESWTKQFVIGPLIVELTLHDQLLLVDDKLALINDKGHILLYDFGAQEIKHLQLRNLPGSVFVSQAITYVESLVSVARGKVEAKKRG; this is encoded by the coding sequence ATGGGGAGGTTAAGGTCCTATTCCTATCTACCACAAGACTTGTTGGAAGAAATTCTCACAAGGCTTCCAGTGATCTCTATAATACGTTTCAAGTGTGTAAACAAGTCATGGTACAATCTTTTTGAAAACCACACTTTCATTGCCAAACACCATCGCCAccattcttctcaaaaaaatccAAGTCTTCTCGTTGAGGTTGAAGATAGTACCACCACCCCCCAAAGGTCTGTCATGTCTATGCACCTAGCTGAGGGTCTTAATTCTGGAGTCAGTCTGGACATGCCGTTTATTCCAGAGAGATTGGTATATATATCTGATTGCATCAACGGAATAATTTGCTTAAGAGAATTAAGCTCACGCTTGGTCTTATGGAATCCAGCAGTTAGAGAATATAAGGTCATTCCCAATCCTCCTAGTCATGTCCATAGTCCATCTAATGTTTGCTACGATTATCCCACATTTGCATTTGGTTATGATCACATATCTAATGACTATAAGCTGGTTCAGATTGGCACTTATTCGACAGTTCTATATGACTTAATTGACCAGATTTTACATCCAGTTGTTCATATTTACACCCTAAGTACTGATACCTGGAGGCAAATCGACACGGGTTTTGATCATTCAATCCTTAATTTTCCTGGTGAATGTAGTAATAACTTATACTTGAATGGAGTTTATCATTGGCCTGGTTGTATCATCTTGGACAAACACGGACGACATTGTGAGGTCATTGTATGCTTTGACATGAGGGACGAAGTGTTTCAAATAATGAAGATGCCAAATCTTGGTGATATTTCACATATTGAGAAGATTTGGAAAACTGCAGCTGTGTTAAATGATTGTGCTGCTTTGattatttatgatttaaaaCAGACAAAACAATTTGATATATGGGTGATGAATGAATATGGGGTCGAGGAGTCTTGGACCAAACAATTTGTAATTGGACCCCTCATAGTAGAATTAACATTGCATGATCAGCTTCTTCTAGTAGATGATAAGCTTGCTTTAATTAACGACAAAGGACATATACTGTTGTATGACTTCGGAGCTCAGGAAATTAAGCATCTTCAACTTAGAAATCTTCCAGGCTCAGTTTTTGTATCACAGGCTATTACTTATGTGGAGAGTCTAGTTTCAGTCGCAAGAGGAAAGGTGGAGGCCAAGAAGAGAGGATAA
- the LOC115978353 gene encoding glutathione S-transferase T3-like isoform X1: MHMEESLLCLFISIMCFYFLFLLLGMDSGIPRGTSFTDLIEDSFNDYMSGSSHISDEDSVPQAQTFSQMSPPQVESTTKKSQRGINFSIEEDILLVSAFLNVNQDVVKSNNQKRETYWTRIWEYYHKWKTFTSERTVGSLMNRWSTIQLSTNKFCGFLSQIESKNESGKTKEDKLVAARNLYNAIQGTKFQYEHCWNLLKHSPKWLVIVNNQQPKKMKKRRFEPSSPSNLEFEHLEDDDALQVPIINLERPPGVKAEKERLKKQKCKEGTTSHIEDVLNVMMEEKRKMNEMKMACIEKGRLADHEQEMARILLEDKKLETEKMKIELAMKNLKEANVMEKMRLDRLKEDNEMEKIRMKQVKEETEIMMMDVSTLSSMQQEYIHQRQMEILEKRRSSH, translated from the exons ATGCATATGGAAGAGAGCTTGCTATGTTTATTCATTAGcattatgtgtttttattttttgtttttgttactaGGGATGGATTCGGGTATTCCAAGAGGCACATCATTCACTGATCTTATAGAAGATAGCTTTAATGATTATATGTCTGGATCTTCACATATTAGTGATGAAGACAGTGTTCCACAAGCCCAAACATTCAGCCAAATGTCTCCACCCCAAGTTGAATCCACAACCAAGAAATCACAACGTGGCATCAACTTCTCCATAGAAGAAGACATCCTTCTTGTGTCTGCCTTTCTTAATGTCAACCAAGATGTAGTGAAAAGTAATAACCAAAAACGCGAAACATATTGGACGAGAATTTGGGAGTACTACCACAAGTGGAAGACCTTCACTTCTGAGCGTACGGTGGGTTCTCTTATGAACCGATGGTCAACGATTCAACTTTCCACCAATaagttttgtgggtttttgtcACAAATTGAATCGAAGAATGAAAGTGGTAAGACTAAAGAAGACAAG CTTGTTGCAGCAAGAAACCTTTATAATGCAATCCAGGGCACCAAATTTCAGTATGAGCATTGTTGGAATCTGTTAAAGCACTCACCAAAATGGCTGGTTATTGTTAAcaatcaacaaccaaaaaaaatgaaaaaaaggagATTTGAGCCATCTTCACCTTCTAATCTGGAGTTTGAACATTTAGAGGATGATGATGCTCTACAAGTTCCGATTATAAACTTGGAGAGACCACCAGGGGTGAAAGCtgaaaaagaaagattgaagaaacaaaaatgcAAAGAAGGTACGACTTCTCACATAGAAGATGTATTGAATGTTATgatggaagaaaaaagaaaaatgaatgagaTGAAAATGGCTTGTATTGAGAAAGGACGTCTTGCAGACCATGAGCAAGAGATGGCTCGAATTCTTCTTGAGGATAAAAAACTTGAAacggaaaaaatgaaaatagaattggctatgaaaaatttgaaagaggCAAATGTAATGGAAAAAATGAGATTGGATAGATTGAAGGAGGACAATGAAATGGAGAAAATTAGAATGAAACAAGTGAAGGAGGAAACAGAGATTATGATGATGGATGTAAGTACGTTGTCTTCAATGCAACAAGAATATATTCATCAGCGCCAAATGGAGATCCTTGAAAAACGAAGGTCTAGTCATTAG
- the LOC115978353 gene encoding glutathione S-transferase T3-like isoform X2, protein MDSGIPRGTSFTDLIEDSFNDYMSGSSHISDEDSVPQAQTFSQMSPPQVESTTKKSQRGINFSIEEDILLVSAFLNVNQDVVKSNNQKRETYWTRIWEYYHKWKTFTSERTVGSLMNRWSTIQLSTNKFCGFLSQIESKNESGKTKEDKLVAARNLYNAIQGTKFQYEHCWNLLKHSPKWLVIVNNQQPKKMKKRRFEPSSPSNLEFEHLEDDDALQVPIINLERPPGVKAEKERLKKQKCKEGTTSHIEDVLNVMMEEKRKMNEMKMACIEKGRLADHEQEMARILLEDKKLETEKMKIELAMKNLKEANVMEKMRLDRLKEDNEMEKIRMKQVKEETEIMMMDVSTLSSMQQEYIHQRQMEILEKRRSSH, encoded by the exons ATGGATTCGGGTATTCCAAGAGGCACATCATTCACTGATCTTATAGAAGATAGCTTTAATGATTATATGTCTGGATCTTCACATATTAGTGATGAAGACAGTGTTCCACAAGCCCAAACATTCAGCCAAATGTCTCCACCCCAAGTTGAATCCACAACCAAGAAATCACAACGTGGCATCAACTTCTCCATAGAAGAAGACATCCTTCTTGTGTCTGCCTTTCTTAATGTCAACCAAGATGTAGTGAAAAGTAATAACCAAAAACGCGAAACATATTGGACGAGAATTTGGGAGTACTACCACAAGTGGAAGACCTTCACTTCTGAGCGTACGGTGGGTTCTCTTATGAACCGATGGTCAACGATTCAACTTTCCACCAATaagttttgtgggtttttgtcACAAATTGAATCGAAGAATGAAAGTGGTAAGACTAAAGAAGACAAG CTTGTTGCAGCAAGAAACCTTTATAATGCAATCCAGGGCACCAAATTTCAGTATGAGCATTGTTGGAATCTGTTAAAGCACTCACCAAAATGGCTGGTTATTGTTAAcaatcaacaaccaaaaaaaatgaaaaaaaggagATTTGAGCCATCTTCACCTTCTAATCTGGAGTTTGAACATTTAGAGGATGATGATGCTCTACAAGTTCCGATTATAAACTTGGAGAGACCACCAGGGGTGAAAGCtgaaaaagaaagattgaagaaacaaaaatgcAAAGAAGGTACGACTTCTCACATAGAAGATGTATTGAATGTTATgatggaagaaaaaagaaaaatgaatgagaTGAAAATGGCTTGTATTGAGAAAGGACGTCTTGCAGACCATGAGCAAGAGATGGCTCGAATTCTTCTTGAGGATAAAAAACTTGAAacggaaaaaatgaaaatagaattggctatgaaaaatttgaaagaggCAAATGTAATGGAAAAAATGAGATTGGATAGATTGAAGGAGGACAATGAAATGGAGAAAATTAGAATGAAACAAGTGAAGGAGGAAACAGAGATTATGATGATGGATGTAAGTACGTTGTCTTCAATGCAACAAGAATATATTCATCAGCGCCAAATGGAGATCCTTGAAAAACGAAGGTCTAGTCATTAG